The genomic interval TCGGCCTGACCCATGTGATCGATATCGTTCAGGGTGCGGACACCGAAAAGATCCGCCGCATGGGGCATGAGCAGATCAAGACCTATGGTGCCGGTAAGGATAAAAGCAAGAAATGGTGGCGGGGAATCGTAGAAGAACTCATCAGCCAGGAAGCGGTCCACCAGGATACAGAAGCCTACAACGCCCTGAAAATCAATGAAAAAGGACGAAAGATCCTCTTTGGAAAAGAATCCTTCTATATTTTAAAGCGGGAGGATACACTTCCCAAACCGCCCTCGCCGGAAGAAGATCTGTTTGCGAAAAGCGGTAAGTACGATGAGAGCCTTTTTGATGCTCTCAAAAGTGTCCGCATGGAACTGGCCAGGAAAAAAGGCGTTCCCCCCTATGTTATTTTCTCAGACAAAACCCTCAGGGAAATGAGTGCTCTAAAGCCCACGGACAAGAGCAGCTTCCTCCGGGTATCCGGTGTGGGCGAAACCAAGCTGGAACAGTACGGACCGTTTTTTATTCCGAAGATCAAGGAGTATCTGGGGTATTGAGGTTATTCATTAAGATAAAGTATCTAAAATAGAAGATAAGTTATGAACCCAAATATCATCTTTAAGAGGAAAAGGCTCGTTTACTGGAGCAACAACATAGGCTTGATCCGGTTTAATTACTTTCAAAGCTTCATAAAATCCCTGAGTCACCTTTGGTGCGGATGATGTTTTGATTTCAATAGCAATTCTTTTAGTTCCTTTTTCAAGAACAAGGTCAATTTCAGCTCCACTGGAGGAGCGATAGTAGCTTGGAGTATACCTGGGACAATGTTCAATAAGACTTCCCAGTATAAAAGCTTCATAACTATTACCCAGACAAGGGTGGGACAGCAAGTCGTTATAGGTTTCAACTCCCAGTAGACAATGAATCAAGCCTGTATCCCGGATATATAATTTTGGTGATTTAATGAGTCTTTTCTTAGTATTTGTAAAAAATGGCCTTAATCTCCTGATCACAAGGGTTCCTTCTAATATATCAAGATAATTCTTAATGGTCGGAACACTAACCCCCATGGATGAAGCTAGAATACTTTGGTTTAATATTGTCCCGTTCACATGAGCCAACATAGTCCAAAAGCGACGGAGAGTCTCAGCTGGCACAGTGATACCAAGTTGAGGAATATCTCTTTCCAGAAATGTTCTGATATAGTTTGTTCTCCAATCAAAACTT from Oceanispirochaeta sp. carries:
- a CDS encoding DUF4143 domain-containing protein, which codes for LIKQSSETLAGRISFIEISPFVATEVNDFRRLWVQGGYPDSYFLDTELSFDWRTNYIRTFLERDIPQLGITVPAETLRRFWTMLAHVNGTILNQSILASSMGVSVPTIKNYLDILEGTLVIRRLRPFFTNTKKRLIKSPKLYIRDTGLIHCLLGVETYNDLLSHPCLGNSYEAFILGSLIEHCPRYTPSYYRSSSGAEIDLVLEKGTKRIAIEIKTSSAPKVTQGFYEALKVIKPDQAYVVAPVNEPFPLKDDIWVHNLSSILDTLS